A stretch of the Clostridium botulinum genome encodes the following:
- the rapZ gene encoding RNase adapter RapZ encodes MRFVIVTGLSGAGKSQAIRSLEDLGYFCVDNLPPTLMGKFAEACYQTDGKINKIALVIDIRGGEFFNDLFENLKYLKEQNYRYEILFLDASDKVLVKRYKESRRTHPLAPGGRIIQGIELERRRLNEVKYKANNIIDTSNMTQMQLREKIWRIYGDDEQIQNRLIIDVLSFGFKYGIPVDADLVFDVRFLPNPYYIPELKKFSGDDKEIQDYVLGFKETKEFINKLDDMLEFLIPNYIKEGKIQLVIAIGCTGGRHRSVTIANAIYDKLKEKGHKASKEHRDINEDIKKGGRKL; translated from the coding sequence ATGAGGTTTGTAATTGTAACAGGGTTATCAGGGGCTGGAAAAAGTCAAGCAATAAGGAGCTTGGAAGACTTAGGATATTTTTGCGTAGACAATCTACCTCCAACTTTAATGGGAAAGTTTGCAGAAGCTTGCTATCAAACAGACGGTAAGATAAATAAGATAGCTCTAGTTATTGACATTAGAGGCGGAGAATTTTTTAATGATTTATTTGAGAATTTGAAATATCTAAAAGAGCAAAATTATAGATATGAGATATTATTTTTAGATGCTAGTGATAAGGTATTAGTTAAAAGATACAAAGAATCAAGAAGAACCCATCCGCTAGCACCAGGAGGAAGAATTATTCAAGGAATTGAACTTGAAAGAAGAAGATTAAATGAAGTTAAATATAAAGCTAATAATATAATTGATACCTCTAATATGACTCAAATGCAATTAAGAGAAAAGATTTGGAGAATTTATGGTGACGATGAGCAAATCCAAAATAGACTTATAATAGATGTGTTATCTTTTGGATTTAAATATGGTATACCAGTAGATGCAGATTTAGTATTTGATGTTAGATTTTTACCTAATCCATATTATATTCCAGAGCTTAAAAAGTTCTCGGGTGATGATAAAGAAATACAAGATTATGTGTTAGGATTTAAAGAAACTAAAGAATTTATTAATAAGTTAGATGATATGTTAGAGTTTTTGATACCTAATTATATAAAAGAAGGAAAAATACAATTAGTAATTGCTATAGGATGCACTGGTGGAAGACATCGTTCTGTTACTATAGCAAATGCTATATATGATAAATTAAAAGAAAAAGGTCACAAAGCAAGCAAAGAACACAGAGATATAAATGAGGATATAAAAAAGGGTGGAAGAAAACTATGA
- the whiA gene encoding DNA-binding protein WhiA: MSFSSKVKNEICRYTELSKVEAIAELSGIMKVSGTLGFSGDMKINFRVSTENPAIARLVFKILKDHFNIHTKIFVKKSNSLKKNNIYLVVIDNNMGVKDLLKEVGVLKEEDGMITLDYSVPQEILKDDNSRRVFIRGVFLGGGSISNPEKTYHLEFVTHHEDYANELSQIINTYGLNSKVIQRKSSFVIYLKEGEQIVDLLNIIGAHESLLELENVRIMKEMRNNVNRLVNCETANLSKTVNAAVRQIGSIKLIEKEIGLQRLPENLREVAELRLSYPNESLKELGQMLEPPVGKSGVNHRLRKIEKIAEELRKEGK; the protein is encoded by the coding sequence ATGTCATTTTCTTCAAAGGTTAAAAATGAGATATGTAGATATACAGAATTAAGTAAAGTAGAAGCAATAGCTGAGTTATCAGGTATAATGAAAGTTAGTGGAACTTTAGGATTTAGTGGAGATATGAAAATAAATTTTAGAGTATCGACGGAAAACCCAGCTATTGCAAGACTTGTATTTAAAATACTTAAAGATCATTTTAATATTCATACAAAAATTTTTGTTAAGAAAAGTAATTCACTTAAGAAAAATAATATATATTTAGTGGTTATAGATAATAATATGGGTGTTAAGGATCTTTTAAAGGAAGTTGGAGTGCTAAAGGAAGAAGATGGAATGATTACTTTAGATTATAGTGTTCCACAAGAAATATTAAAAGATGATAATAGTAGAAGAGTATTTATAAGAGGAGTATTTTTAGGAGGAGGAAGTATTAGTAATCCTGAAAAAACTTATCATTTAGAGTTTGTTACTCATCATGAGGATTATGCAAATGAACTAAGTCAAATAATAAATACTTATGGGTTAAATTCTAAAGTTATTCAGAGAAAAAGTAGTTTTGTAATATATTTAAAAGAGGGCGAACAAATAGTAGATTTATTAAATATAATTGGGGCACATGAGTCTCTTTTAGAACTTGAAAATGTTAGAATAATGAAAGAAATGAGGAATAATGTAAATAGGCTTGTTAATTGTGAAACTGCCAATCTAAGTAAAACAGTTAATGCGGCTGTAAGACAGATAGGTAGTATTAAACTTATAGAAAAAGAAATTGGTTTACAAAGACTACCAGAGAATTTAAGAGAAGTTGCTGAACTTAGATTAAGTTATCCCAATGAATCACTAAAAGAACTTGGACAGATGTTAGAGCCGCCAGTAGGAAAGTCAGGAGTTAATCATAGACTTAGAAAAATTGAAAAAATAGCGGAAGAATTAAGAAAAGAAGGAAAGTAG
- a CDS encoding gluconeogenesis factor YvcK family protein, translated as MKIVQWLKPGIKLKRWIALGTMGILFIVFAAVEFFNKNIVNKNYMFFYIFLIICGVCILYISINQGIQSIISLINQGYLNISINSTKLENLICEKRLLVKGPKIVTIGGGTGLSTMLRGLKYYTSNITAIVTVGDDGGGSGALREELGILPPGDIRNCILALADTEPLMEELLQYRFKDGNLKNQNFGNLFLAAMDGLSSNFEEAVQKMSSVLAVTGRVLPVTLDDMVLKAKLKNGNVVEGESNIPNEVVSQNSKIDRIFIEPSDAKALKEAVEAILDADAIILGPGSLYTSVIPNLLVKDISKALKFSKALKIYVSNIMTQRGETDNYKVSDHIKAIFKHGGDGIIDYVATNTKDINDLIIEKYLEKNAKQVKVDEKSITDLDVNIVEGEFITIKDGFVRHDPDKLAKFLMETIMDKKLLYDRKKILEYFYLSQRLKENKRSKG; from the coding sequence ATGAAAATAGTGCAGTGGTTGAAGCCGGGAATAAAGCTGAAAAGGTGGATTGCACTTGGAACCATGGGAATTTTATTTATAGTATTTGCAGCAGTTGAATTTTTTAATAAAAATATTGTCAACAAAAACTATATGTTTTTCTATATATTTCTAATTATTTGTGGAGTGTGTATTTTATATATTTCTATAAATCAAGGAATTCAGTCAATAATATCCTTAATAAACCAAGGATATTTAAATATATCGATAAATTCAACAAAACTCGAAAATCTAATTTGTGAAAAAAGACTTCTTGTAAAAGGACCTAAAATAGTTACCATAGGTGGCGGAACGGGACTTTCAACTATGCTTAGAGGATTAAAGTATTATACTTCAAATATAACTGCAATAGTAACAGTTGGAGATGATGGTGGAGGATCAGGAGCTTTAAGAGAAGAACTAGGTATACTTCCTCCTGGTGATATAAGAAACTGTATATTAGCATTAGCTGATACTGAACCTTTAATGGAAGAATTATTACAATATAGATTTAAGGATGGAAACTTAAAAAATCAGAATTTCGGTAATTTGTTTTTAGCTGCAATGGATGGATTATCAAGTAATTTTGAAGAAGCAGTTCAAAAAATGAGTTCGGTATTAGCGGTGACAGGTAGAGTTTTACCTGTCACTTTGGATGATATGGTATTAAAGGCTAAGTTAAAAAATGGAAACGTGGTAGAAGGAGAATCTAATATTCCTAATGAAGTTGTATCTCAAAATAGTAAGATAGATAGAATTTTTATTGAACCGAGTGATGCTAAGGCATTAAAGGAAGCTGTAGAGGCAATATTAGATGCAGATGCTATAATTTTAGGACCAGGAAGTTTGTATACAAGTGTTATTCCCAATCTTTTAGTAAAGGATATTAGTAAGGCTTTAAAGTTTAGTAAAGCTTTAAAGATATATGTTTCTAATATAATGACACAAAGGGGAGAAACAGATAATTATAAGGTTTCTGATCATATAAAGGCTATTTTTAAACATGGTGGAGATGGAATTATAGATTATGTAGCTACTAATACTAAAGATATAAATGATCTGATAATAGAAAAGTATTTAGAAAAAAATGCAAAACAAGTTAAAGTAGATGAAAAAAGTATAACAGATTTAGACGTCAATATAGTGGAAGGCGAATTTATAACTATTAAAGATGGATTTGTAAGACATGATCCAGATAAGCTGGCAAAATTTTTAATGGAAACAATAATGGATAAAAAATTACTCTATGATAGAAAAAAAATATTAGAGTACTTTTATTTGTCTCAAAGATTAAAGGAAAACAAGAGAAGTAAGGGGTAG